A window from Chitinivorax sp. PXF-14 encodes these proteins:
- a CDS encoding esterase/lipase family protein: MKQTFSRLTLALVLASGMAAVASPAFAAINYPVVLVHGFAGFGRNEALGYKYWGGLTDLQETVKAQYADQKVYTAVVGPFSSNWDRATELYYQIKGGCVDYGSAHAQAHGHSRYGRCFPGLYPQWDAAHPVHLVSHSMGGQTTRALVQMLAANGAPNNAGLFGSTPVSSRWVKSVTTISSPNDGTTLANIITDYVPFVQGLVVGIGGLAGASDATTDNVYDFKMDQWDIAPKAAGETFGSYVSRVMASPLWNNKNVKDLSPYDLSPKGAADLNAWVADQPNVYYFSYATRSSFTGALTGWEYALPTANVLISAFHDPGFMGNYTRNEAGYPVIDSSWWKSDGVVNTRAMKAPTIKACGAGFCATGSVVNDISGGGVPQVGKWNYKGLMDGWDHLDIVGWTLFWDSTSWYKQHIDQLRSL, translated from the coding sequence ATGAAACAGACGTTTTCGCGCCTGACGCTGGCGCTCGTGCTGGCCTCGGGCATGGCGGCGGTCGCCAGCCCGGCATTCGCGGCCATCAACTACCCGGTGGTGCTGGTGCACGGCTTTGCCGGCTTCGGCCGCAACGAGGCGCTCGGCTACAAATACTGGGGCGGCCTGACCGATCTGCAAGAGACCGTGAAAGCGCAATATGCCGACCAGAAGGTGTATACCGCCGTGGTCGGCCCGTTCAGCTCTAACTGGGACCGCGCCACCGAGCTCTATTACCAGATCAAGGGCGGCTGCGTGGACTACGGCTCGGCCCACGCCCAGGCGCACGGCCACAGCCGCTACGGGCGCTGCTTCCCGGGGCTTTACCCGCAATGGGACGCGGCCCACCCGGTGCACCTGGTATCGCACAGCATGGGTGGCCAGACCACGCGCGCCCTGGTGCAGATGCTGGCAGCCAACGGTGCGCCCAACAACGCGGGCCTGTTCGGCAGCACACCGGTCAGCAGCCGCTGGGTGAAGAGCGTGACCACGATCTCGTCGCCCAACGACGGCACCACGCTGGCCAACATCATCACCGATTACGTGCCCTTCGTGCAGGGCCTGGTGGTGGGCATCGGCGGCCTCGCCGGCGCCAGCGACGCGACCACGGACAATGTCTACGACTTCAAGATGGACCAGTGGGACATCGCGCCCAAGGCAGCGGGGGAAACCTTCGGCAGCTACGTGTCGCGCGTGATGGCCTCGCCGCTGTGGAACAACAAGAACGTCAAGGACCTGAGCCCGTATGACCTGAGCCCCAAGGGCGCGGCCGACCTCAACGCCTGGGTGGCGGACCAGCCGAACGTGTACTACTTCAGCTATGCCACCAGGTCGAGCTTCACCGGCGCGCTGACAGGCTGGGAATATGCGCTGCCGACCGCCAACGTGCTGATCTCGGCGTTCCACGACCCGGGCTTCATGGGCAACTACACGCGCAACGAGGCGGGTTACCCGGTCATCGATTCGAGCTGGTGGAAGAGCGACGGCGTGGTCAACACCCGCGCCATGAAGGCACCGACGATCAAGGCTTGTGGCGCCGGCTTCTGCGCAACCGGCAGCGTGGTCAACGACATCTCGGGCGGCGGCGTGCCGCAAGTCGGCAAGTGGAACTACAAGGGCCTGATGGACGGCTGGGACCACCTGGACATCGTCGGCTGGACGCTGTTCTGGGATTCGACCTCGTGGTACAAGCAGCACATCGACCAGTTGCGCAGCCTGTAA